In one window of Gossypium arboreum isolate Shixiya-1 chromosome 4, ASM2569848v2, whole genome shotgun sequence DNA:
- the LOC108458199 gene encoding uncharacterized protein LOC108458199 has translation MGLWTLLEGFLLLANALAILNEDRFLAPRGWSFSDFSAGRTKSFKGQLIGLIYATQYMRVPLILLNAICIFVKLVSG, from the coding sequence ATGGGCTTGTGGACGTTAttagaaggatttttgcttcttGCAAATGCTTTGGCAATATTAAATGAGGATCGTTTTCTTGCTCCCAGAGGATGGAGTTTCTCGGATTTCTCTGCAGGGCGTACAAAGTCATTTAAAGGGCAACTTATTGGTCTCATTTACGCCACTCAATACATGAGAGTTCCTCTCATACTACTTAATGCAATCTGCATTTTTGTTAAGCTAGTTTCTGGTTGA